The genomic window GAATGAATGGAAGCTCTCCCCTGGCGCTGCTACAAGCCTTTCAACTAAAAGCAAGCTCATGTGTGCCGTCCGGGCCACGCAGACTTCCTGGTGCAACCTGTTTTGCTACCGCGAACACAAGTGCCTGCTCTCCGACGTTGAAGTGACACAGGATACCGACGAAGCGGGTCAAGGTGTAGTCTACGCTTGCTGGACGCGTTCCTTCTTAGGTGCGTTGTGGCTTTCAGTGTCTTGTGGTCTTTACGTTACTGTGTGACCTTATGAAGTGTTGGTATTTACTATTTCAAAAGCGGTAACTATCTAAGGAAGTATGATAGCTGGTTTCAGTGCCATGGTTATTTCAGTGAGTGTGAATAATATTTATTGTGTGATTATTACTTCAGGGGCTGATACGTATTtcagtaaatagataaaccataTGAGTAATCATGGAAgggcatttttttgtgtgtgattactTGTTTTACGTTTTTATCAAGTGAGAAGAATTGCTATCTCCGTAAACGTGATCATAATTTAAATTTGTTAATCATCATTTAATTATAACGTCTACATCAGTGAATAAGCCTGGTAACAATTTCAATAAGTATAAGTATTTCAGCAGGAATGTGCAGTATAGTTATTTCAGCGTGATTATTGTATATTGGTGTGTATGTCCTATTGAGACTATTAGATGCAATAACTATTCCCTTAAATGTTAACTATTTCAGAGAGCATGATAACTAACGTATCCAAGTATCTGGTATAACTATTTcagtgtatgttttttatttttcccctttcacaGAGGTCTCCACAACCAAAGGTATAACTGCAACACCTAGAACAGTCTCTACAACCAAAAAAACTACAACCGACATGGGTATAACTACAACACCTGAAACAGTCTCAACAACCAAAAAAACTACAACCGTGGGTGTAACTACAACACCTGAAACAGTCTCTACAACCAAAAAACCTACAACCATGGGTGTGACTACACCTAAAACAGTCTCTACAACCAAAATACTTACAATCATGGAAATAACTACACCTAAAACAACCTCTACAACCATCCATACAACCACTACTACAGCCAAGATATCAACtccaacatcaacagcaaaaacaactgaAACTTCTGCAAAACCTACTCCATCAACACCTACCAAAGCAACTACAACTACACCTTCCAGTTCCCCATAACTTCAGTGCATTTTCggtaagagagcgagaaagacaaataaatgaatatatgataaagGTGTGCCTCAAGtcatatttatttctgtgtactcCTAGGATTTTAATTCAAGTTTTTAGGTTAATATGTCTGCATTCCATTCTCTAAATGTGTTTTTGTGGGAATAAAGGCTTTGTTTTGTCAACTGTCAATAAAGGTTTAGGCCAGTGTTATCGAAAAATATCTTTCCTTCCGAATTATTGACCGAATAAAAAAACTTTGCGGTACACCGAAAGAAAATGGTTCCCGcaagtacatacaaatatactcatacacacacacacatatatatgatgtatatatatatatatatatatatatatatatatatatatatatatatgtatatatatatatatatatatgtatatatatatatcatcatcatcatcgcggagctaacgccgacggcggcgcatagccgcatccaccctttgcttgtacctgcgagggtctcatggcaagccgccaggcagggactcgggccatctcaagctcctcacgacaggtttgatcgatctgcccaagccacctcttcctaggtcgtcccacaggcctcctccacctagggttacCTCGTACAGAGatacctggtgggcaggatcatccgagggaagcaagccaggtggctgtatagacTGAGTTGGCGTTAacggattgtgcaagtaataggtcttgtgccagtctcacagtgcaaccgttggtttgacatgtggtaccgccaacagtaccccatgatccagcgcaaggacctattacaaa from Penaeus vannamei isolate JL-2024 chromosome 5, ASM4276789v1, whole genome shotgun sequence includes these protein-coding regions:
- the LOC113820158 gene encoding integumentary mucin C.1-like produces the protein MILLQIILLIGTSRACTASGTLWYSVLVNEWKLSPGAATSLSTKSKLMCAVRATQTSWCNLFCYREHKCLLSDVEVTQDTDEAGQGVVYACWTRSFLEVSTTKGITATPRTVSTTKKTTTDMGITTTPETVSTTKKTTTVGVTTTPETVSTTKKPTTMGVTTPKTVSTTKILTIMEITTPKTTSTTIHTTTTTAKISTPTSTAKTTETSAKPTPSTPTKATTTTPSSSP